The following are encoded in a window of Primulina eburnea isolate SZY01 chromosome 4, ASM2296580v1, whole genome shotgun sequence genomic DNA:
- the LOC140830492 gene encoding uncharacterized protein isoform X1, which produces MEPRALSFLAVIFIALSIFLSSSFALSNPREPFKAFFGEENLGSWKDEILSAAAEAPGPANDVKTLILAGNRTKRPDILAGFHKYRGGWDIANRHYWASVGFTGAAAFIVAALWFISFGLALIIHHFCGWKISINGKESSWSLRICLVLLIIFTSAAAIGCILLSVGQDKFHGEAFHTLSYVVNQSEYTVQTLRNVTEYLSLAKTVSVAQIFLPSDVKDDIDRLNVELNSAADTLEQKTNENSGKVRKIFNTERAVLIAVAVVMLVISIIGLVLSILGHQHAIYIFITSGWLLVAVTFILCGVFVILNNAITDTCMAMSEWVENPHAETALSNILPCVDQRTTNQTLFKSKQVINDIVNIANGFVGSIANSNPRPHAASNYYNQSGPLIPPLCYPYDSQLQDRSCSAQEISVDNASLVWQNYTCMVSANNLCSSVGRLTPNMYAELVAATNVSYALEHYAPPLLNFQNCNFVRDTFRNITTDYCPPLEHNLRLVNAGLALISVGVMLSLALWILYANRPRREEVFAKISSRIRGSFSGNRSRCSENVVTSSNIPRIGV; this is translated from the exons ATGGAACCGAGGGCCCTTTCGTTCTTGGCTGTTATTTTCATTGCTCTCTCCATTTTCTTGAGCTCAAGCTTTGCGCTTTCCAACCCAAGGGAACCTTTCAAGGCCTTCTTTG gagaAGAGAATTTGGGGTCATGGAAGGATGAAATATTAAGTGCGGCTGCAGAAGCTCCAGGGCCGGCCAACGATGTGAAAACTCTTATATTGGCAGGGAACAGGACAAAGAGGCCTGACATTCTTGCCGGATTTCATAAATACAGAGGTGGATGGGACATTGCCAACAGACATTATTGGGCT TCTGTCGGATTTACGGGTGCTGCAGCTTTCATTGTCGCTGCTTTGTGGTTTATTTCATTTGGCTTGGCTCTTATTATACATCATTTTTGTGGATGGAAAATATCTATCAACGGCAAAGAATCAAGCTGGTCACTCAGGATATGTCTTGTCCTGCTTATCATCTTCACCAGTGCTGCAGC GATTGGATGTATTTTACTTTCTGTAGGACAGGATAAATTTCATGGAGAAGCATTTCatactttgagctatgttgtaAACCAGTCAGAGTACACGGTGCAGACGCTAAGAAATGTCACGGAATATTTGTCGCTGGCAAAAACTGTCAGTGTCGCCCAGATTTTCCTTCCTTCAGATGTCAAGGATGATATTGACCGGTTAAATGTGGAGTTAAACAGTGCAGCAGATACTTTGGAGCAGAAAACCAACGAAAACTCGGGAAAAGTACGAAAAATCTTCAATACAGA GAGAGCAGTACTAATAGCTGTTGCAGTGGTGATGCTCGTCATATCCATTATAGGCCTTG TGCTATCTATCCTTGGCCATCAACATGCAATTTACAT ATTCATCACTAGTGGATGGTTACTCGTTGCAGTTACATTCATTCTTTGTGGAGTTTTTGTTATTCTTAACAA TGCAATCACTGACACATGCATGGCCATGAGCGAATGGGTCGAGAATCCTCACGCTGAAACTGCACTAAGCAACATCCTTCCTTGTGTTGACCAGAGAACTACTAACCAAACTCTATTCAAAAGCAAACAAGTGATCAATGATATCGTTAACATTGCCAATGGATTTGTAGGCTCTATTGCCAACTCAAATCCACGTCCGCACGCTGCTTCAAATTATTACAACCAATCAGGTCCACTGATACCTCCACTGTGCTATCCTTATGACTCCCAGCTGCAAGATCGTTCATGTTCAGCTCAAGAAATTTCAGTTGACAATGCTTCTCTG GTTTGGCAAAACTATACTTGCATGGTGTCAGCAAATAACCTTTGCAGCAGCGTCGGTAGACTCACTCCCAACATGTACGCTGAACTGGTGGCAGCAACAAACGTCAGCTATGCCCTTGAACACTATGCCCCGCCTCTCTTAAACTTTCAAAACTGTAATTTTGTACGTGATACTTTCAGAAACATAACCACAGACTATTGTCCTCCATTGGAGCACAATCTTCGTCTTGTAAATGCCGGATTAGCACTTATATCAGTAGGAGTCATGCTGAGTCTTGCCCTGTGGATTCTGTACGCGAACCGCCCCCGAAGGGAGGAAGTGTTTGCTAAGATTTCATCAAGAATAAGAGGCAGCTTCAGTGGCAACAGAAGCAGATGTAGTGAGAATGTTGTAACAAGTTCAAATATTCCAAGGATTGGAGTTTAG
- the LOC140830492 gene encoding uncharacterized protein isoform X2 produces MEPRALSFLAVIFIALSIFLSSSFALSNPREPFKAFFGEENLGSWKDEILSAAAEAPGPANDVKTLILAGNRTKRPDILAGFHKYRGGWDIANRHYWASVGFTGAAAFIVAALWFISFGLALIIHHFCGWKISINGKESSWSLRICLVLLIIFTSAAAIGCILLSVGQDKFHGEAFHTLSYVVNQSEYTVQTLRNVTEYLSLAKTVSVAQIFLPSDVKDDIDRLNVELNSAADTLEQKTNENSGKSPYCRRAVLIAVAVVMLVISIIGLVLSILGHQHAIYIFITSGWLLVAVTFILCGVFVILNNAITDTCMAMSEWVENPHAETALSNILPCVDQRTTNQTLFKSKQVINDIVNIANGFVGSIANSNPRPHAASNYYNQSGPLIPPLCYPYDSQLQDRSCSAQEISVDNASLVWQNYTCMVSANNLCSSVGRLTPNMYAELVAATNVSYALEHYAPPLLNFQNCNFVRDTFRNITTDYCPPLEHNLRLVNAGLALISVGVMLSLALWILYANRPRREEVFAKISSRIRGSFSGNRSRCSENVVTSSNIPRIGV; encoded by the exons ATGGAACCGAGGGCCCTTTCGTTCTTGGCTGTTATTTTCATTGCTCTCTCCATTTTCTTGAGCTCAAGCTTTGCGCTTTCCAACCCAAGGGAACCTTTCAAGGCCTTCTTTG gagaAGAGAATTTGGGGTCATGGAAGGATGAAATATTAAGTGCGGCTGCAGAAGCTCCAGGGCCGGCCAACGATGTGAAAACTCTTATATTGGCAGGGAACAGGACAAAGAGGCCTGACATTCTTGCCGGATTTCATAAATACAGAGGTGGATGGGACATTGCCAACAGACATTATTGGGCT TCTGTCGGATTTACGGGTGCTGCAGCTTTCATTGTCGCTGCTTTGTGGTTTATTTCATTTGGCTTGGCTCTTATTATACATCATTTTTGTGGATGGAAAATATCTATCAACGGCAAAGAATCAAGCTGGTCACTCAGGATATGTCTTGTCCTGCTTATCATCTTCACCAGTGCTGCAGC GATTGGATGTATTTTACTTTCTGTAGGACAGGATAAATTTCATGGAGAAGCATTTCatactttgagctatgttgtaAACCAGTCAGAGTACACGGTGCAGACGCTAAGAAATGTCACGGAATATTTGTCGCTGGCAAAAACTGTCAGTGTCGCCCAGATTTTCCTTCCTTCAGATGTCAAGGATGATATTGACCGGTTAAATGTGGAGTTAAACAGTGCAGCAGATACTTTGGAGCAGAAAACCAACGAAAACTCGGGAAAA TCACCTTATTGTAGGAGAGCAGTACTAATAGCTGTTGCAGTGGTGATGCTCGTCATATCCATTATAGGCCTTG TGCTATCTATCCTTGGCCATCAACATGCAATTTACAT ATTCATCACTAGTGGATGGTTACTCGTTGCAGTTACATTCATTCTTTGTGGAGTTTTTGTTATTCTTAACAA TGCAATCACTGACACATGCATGGCCATGAGCGAATGGGTCGAGAATCCTCACGCTGAAACTGCACTAAGCAACATCCTTCCTTGTGTTGACCAGAGAACTACTAACCAAACTCTATTCAAAAGCAAACAAGTGATCAATGATATCGTTAACATTGCCAATGGATTTGTAGGCTCTATTGCCAACTCAAATCCACGTCCGCACGCTGCTTCAAATTATTACAACCAATCAGGTCCACTGATACCTCCACTGTGCTATCCTTATGACTCCCAGCTGCAAGATCGTTCATGTTCAGCTCAAGAAATTTCAGTTGACAATGCTTCTCTG GTTTGGCAAAACTATACTTGCATGGTGTCAGCAAATAACCTTTGCAGCAGCGTCGGTAGACTCACTCCCAACATGTACGCTGAACTGGTGGCAGCAACAAACGTCAGCTATGCCCTTGAACACTATGCCCCGCCTCTCTTAAACTTTCAAAACTGTAATTTTGTACGTGATACTTTCAGAAACATAACCACAGACTATTGTCCTCCATTGGAGCACAATCTTCGTCTTGTAAATGCCGGATTAGCACTTATATCAGTAGGAGTCATGCTGAGTCTTGCCCTGTGGATTCTGTACGCGAACCGCCCCCGAAGGGAGGAAGTGTTTGCTAAGATTTCATCAAGAATAAGAGGCAGCTTCAGTGGCAACAGAAGCAGATGTAGTGAGAATGTTGTAACAAGTTCAAATATTCCAAGGATTGGAGTTTAG
- the LOC140830493 gene encoding uncharacterized protein — translation MGDHFVFLVDHLLTESTLEAAIESTNFLNRVAPTTINGTSTSCSSHEDFEGSLSSRKVVECRICQDEDFDSNMETPCSCCGSLKYAHRKCIQRWCNEKGDTMCEICHQQFKPAYTAPPPIFRLGGQPMNLTGHWQIARSDSNEPHIITMVSTDRSFLDLDYDEYSVSTTRSIACCRSVAMLFMVLLILRHTLPVIVSRVGNYSFTLIMLLMLRVTGIILPICIILKAVTSILRSRHRQANLPFSPSDEEASPLALHRPHVIDEH, via the exons ATGGGAGATCACTTTGTTTTTCTGGTTGATCATTTGCTCACCGAATCGACTTTGGAGGCTGCTATTGAAAGTACGAATTTTTTGAATCGTGTGGCACCTACGACAATCAATGGTACATCGACTAGTTGCTCATCCCATGAGGATTTTGAAGGTAGTCTGTCATCAAGAAAAGTGGTGGAGTGCAGGATATGTCAGGACGAAGATTTCGATTCAAATATGGAGACACCTTGCTCTTGCTGTGGAAGTTTAAAG TATGCTCACCGTAAATGCATACAGAGGTGGTGCAACGAGAAAGGCGACACCATGTGTGAAATATGCCATCAG CAATTCAAGCCTGCATATACGGCACCACCCCCCATTTTTCGTTTGGGAGGACAGCCAATGAACTTGAC GGGACATTGGCAAATTGCTAGAAGCGACTCAAACGAACCTCATATTATTACAATGGTGTCAACAGACAGAAGTTTCCTTGATCTGGACTATGACGAGTATTCAGTTTCTACTACTCGAAGCATAGCTTGCTGTCGCTCAGTTGCCATGCTG TTCATGGTTCTCTTGATCCTGCGACATACTCTTCCGGTCATTGTTAGTCGAGTTGGGAACTATTCTTTCACACTGATCATG CTGCTGATGCTGCGAGTTACTGGGATTATCCTGCCAATTTGCATAATACTAAAAGCAGTGACTTCCATCCTACGTAGCCGACACCGACAG GCAAATCTGCCATTCTCTCCATCTGATGAGGAAGCTAGTCCATTGGCATTACATCGGCCACATGTTATAGATGAACATTAA